CGGCGTGCCGGGCTCGACCGCAAGGCCCTCTCAAGCCTCGCCGCGGCCGACGCTCTCGGCTCGCTTCGAGTAGACCGCCAGCAGGCGCAGTGGCACGCCCTCGCGCAGGAGAGCAACGACCAAGGCCGGCCGCTGTTAGCCGACCTGGACGACGACGAGCCCCTCATTGATTCCCTCCCGCCGCCCAGCCCGCTGCAGGAAACGCTGGCGGACTACCAGTCGCTGGGGCTGTCGCTGCGGGCACACCCGCTGGCCTTCTTCCGCGAGATGCTGGACACGCGCCAGGTGCTGCGGGCCGAGCGGCTGCAGACCACCCGATCGGGCAGCCGGGTTGCGGTTGCTGGGCTGGTGCTGCTGCGGCAGCGGCCGGGGACCGCCAAGGGGATTACCTTTGCCACACTCGAGGACGAGACCGGCGTCGCGAACCTGATTATCCGCCCCCACGTTTGGGAACAGCATTACTCGGTCGCCCGCCGCAGCAACGCGTGGATCGCCTCCGGCGAGCTGCAGCACGCCGAAGGGGTGATCCACCTGATCGTTAAGCGGATCGAGGCGCTGCCCCGGCAGAAGAGCGGCGGCTCAGCACCAGGTTTCGAGTTCGTGTCGCGTGACTTCCACTGATGCAACCAAGTCCACCATCTAGACTCAGTGAGTGAACAAACCGAGGAAGAGATGAGGCGCACTTCGCTAGCCGCCCAGGTCAACAAGCACCGCTTCCGCGGCGCGACGGCCCGAAGTCATCGCTCCTTGAATCGATGCGTTGTCGAGGTGGTCGCCGCAAACGTAGACGCCGGTGGCGTGCTTCACGGGGCGTTCAGAGGGCGACAGCGCGCCCGGCAGTTGTTGCGGCAGAGCGTCCGCGATTCGGTAGACGCGGAGCAGCGACCAGGCGCCAACCTGGTCGCCGAACCAGCCACGGCACTGCTCGATGACCTCTCGAGAGAGCTCGTCATCCGACTGGTCGGGGATTCCCAGGACGGAAGCCGAGATCAGGCTCTTGCAGCTCGGCGCGTAGGACGGGGCAATAGAGCTCGGCACACACAGGTTGTTGACCGGCCCGCCGCCCTCTCCATCGAGTACGAGCATTGGAGCAGTGACCGGCGGGGCTGGCGCCGAGTAGTACAGGCAGGTTACTCCTTGTGTGGGCAGGTCGCGCTCGGCGTCGAGCAGCCTGCCGCTCGCACCGGGGCCGGCGGCGATCACCACCGCGTCCGCCGCCAAGTGCTCGCCGGACGCGAGGGTTACGGCATCTTCGCTTATCGCTTCGACACGCGTCTGCAACCTCAGGACGTGGTGGGGGAGCTCGGCGGCGAGCTGCTCCGGGATCGCCTGCATCCCGGACTCGGGCAGGCACGCATCGCCGGTGGCGAACATGCGGAACACGAACAGCAGCATCTTGCTGGACGTGGCCAGTGAACCGTCTAGAAAGACCCCACCCAGGAACGGGCGGAAGAACGAATCGATCATGGTGGCGGAGAATCCCTGCTGCTGCAGAAACTCCAGCGACGGTGTTTCTGGCCCGCCAAGCAACGACTCAAGCGACCCGTCCGTTGCGAGCCTCCTTAGGCGGGCGATGCGGACCTTGTCGGCCAGGGAGCCTACCGGAGTGATCAAGGACTTCACGCCTTCCCACGGCGTACGCCACGGGTCGCACAGCTTGTGAAACCCACCGCGGTGACGCACCAGCGCCCCGGGCTGGAACGCGTGTAGGTTGAGGGCGGCGAGGTCCAGCTGCCCGCGGGCTTCTGGGTAGCTAGAGAGCAGGGTTTGGAAGCCGCGGTCTAGCAGGAACCCATCAACTCTGTCGGTCCTGATGCGGCCGCCGGGCGCATCGGCTGATTCCAGCAATTGCACCTCACAGCCAGAGTCGCACAGCCTGCGGGCGCAGCACAGCCCCGCCAGCCCAGCACCAACAACAATCACCCGACGCGGCATACGGCAGCCTCCCAATTCGGCGGAGCAACCCAGCTACCAGCAGAAGAGCGAGTTGCTTTGAACCCAGTGAGCATCTGACGCTACAACGACAACGCTCTAAGCAATTTATTGTAGAGCCGCGGCAAGTGCTTAACGCAAGCGGTCGCAGCGGAGGGCGACACGGGTCGGATGGGATGGGTTCTAGCCTCGAGGTAGTTACGCTCGCGGCTCTACACGCTGGCCAGACCGAGCAGGCCGCCTCGGGACGGTGAGCCGGACTGCCTCGGGCCGTGCACGCTCGATGCCAGACCAGCTGGCGGGCCGAAGGTCGGCGGCTGGCGCCTGCGTGATTGACGCTCGGGCTACACCGCGGGAGGGCGCCAGCTCTCGAGCGGTTTCCCCTCGAGGGTGTTGTAAGCCTCGTCACGGGCCGCAAGCTGCTCGCCGGTAAGCGGCTCGGACTCATCCAGATCGCCATCCATACCGCCGCTCCTCCGAAGGGAGTACAACAGCAGCGGATTGTCTGGTCGGGCGGCAGCCGCTAACGACTGGTCGATCGCGGACCTAGAGGCGTTTGATGCACTTTCCGCGTGCTCAGTCGCCGAAGCAAACGCAACCGCTAGTTTGGTTTCGTTCGATTCTTCGGCAAACGCCGAATCGGCCGCCGATGCGGTGGGCTGTTCTGCCGCCGGCTGCGGCGCGGGCGCTGGGACGCTGACTGCCGCAATGATGGGGGCGGCGACCGCGCCTAGATTGTCACGCCAGATGCTGTAGTCGGCGGCGTCGACGCGGCCGTCGTTGTTGCCGTCGGCACGCAGGTCTGACGTGGATCCATACGTTGATCGCCAGACGTCGTAGTCGGCCTGCTCCACGGCGCCGTTCGAGTCGAAGTCGCCCGGCAGGGTGCTGGCAGATCCATCGGTCCCGGGCGAGCCACCTTCAAGCAGGCTCGCGCGCCAGTTGGCGGCGTTGTCGTAGGGGTCGCCGGCGACTTGCGTCGGGTCCGCCGCGTCGGCGTCGAAGGGGCCGATGTACTCTAGCGAGTAGCCCCCGCCGTCGGGTGAGGTTGGCCAGGGGGCGACGTCGCTGTACGTGAACGACTGCAGCACGTTGTTGTTGGCGTCACGCAGCGTGACGGTCTCGCCACTATTGCTGAGGCTGCCTGAGAAGGCTGTGGCGGCGACATTTGCAACCCCAGGGTAGTGCGACTTGAACGCCGCCACGTCCTGCGCGACAACGATCCGCTCGCCAGGTTCCAGCATCTGGGCGGCGAATGTGTAACCGCCGCTCGAGAAATCGGTGATCTGCACGCCGCTCAGGTCGACCGGGTAGTCGCCCGTGTTAAGCAACTCGATGTACTCCAGGTCGCCTGCGGCGGCCGGGTTGTACATCAGCTCCACAATCCGCAGGCCGGACTGGCTGATGGTGAACGTCTTGGCGACCTCCGCGCTCCAGTCGTTGGAAGTCCCCGACTGTGCCGTGTCGCGGACGCGCGCCCGAACCTGGGTGGTTTCAGCCAGGCTGACCGCGGCGCCGGTGTAGATCGTGGCCGTCGGGCTGACGCCGCCGCCGGGAGTGCGGGGGTCCGAGCCGTCCAGCGTGTAGTAGATGGTCCCGCCGCCGTTCGGGTTGCTCATGGTGAGCCCGAACGGGCCGGAGACCTCGCCGCCAAACTGATTGAAGTCGGGCGCGTCGAGGTTGACGAGCCAGTCGGTCTTGCCGACCTCGTCATCGTCGCTGCCCGGCGAGAACGTGTTGTTGAAGATGCCGATGACCGTGTCGGTGCGGCTCTGGTACGGCCCGTTGGCGAAGAAGAAGTGGTCCGACGTGTACTGGGCGTTGGTCGCCCAGTCGTCGCCGTCCTTGTCCGGGCTGCGGTTGTCGCCCCAGCGGGCGGCCTCGCCGTTGATGGCGCCCGAAATCTCGTCGACGCGGGCCTGCCAGACCGCCTGCGCGTTGGCGGGGGTCAGAAGTCCGTCGTTCCGCATGAGCTCCTCCACCCGGTCTGAGAACCGCAGCCGGTACTCCTCGCTGGCCATCAGCTTGTGGTGGATGCCGGTCGGGCCGAACTCGTGCTCACCAAAGTCGTTGGCGACCTGGCTGGTGTGGTCGTAGTCCTGATTGCGGCCGTCACCCGCGGGCGCGTTCTGGTCGTTGGGAAACGCGTGTTCCTGGTCCCACGAGTGGAACCGCCAGCGGCCCTCCGGGTCCACGCTGTTGTACGACGCCAGCCAGTTGAGCTCGCCCCAGTCGTAGTTGCCGGCGTAGTAGTGGATGATGATGTAGTCGACAAAGTCATCGATGTCGAGCAACGCGGCGACTTCCTGGTACTGGCCCAGGCTCGCGAGGTTGTCGTCTACTTGGTCGATCAGCTCTTGGTAGGCTTCTTGTGAGGCCAGACCGCCGTCGTCCTGCAGGTATTTGTCCTGCGTTCCGCCGTGCAGCAGGTCCCGCCCCTCGAAGCCCTTGACCACCAGGTAGTCGTCTTTGTCGCCGCCGAAGTACTCCTCGGCGAACGAGTCGCTGGGCCGCTCGTGGGCGTTGTAGATGCCCCAGTAGACGCCGTTGATGTACAGGTGCACCCAGCGTCCGTGCGCGGCCGGCACGCCTGCCAGGTTCGACAAGTCCGCCACCACCTGGTCGTGCACGTAGGTGGCGTAGGGGCCCTGGACCGACGTGTTGTTGACCGCGAACGTGTAGTTGTACTGCGCGTCGAGGATAAGCGTGTCGAAGTCGTTCGCTGGGCTCTCGCCGGCGTTGACCGCGTTGCCGAAGAGCGTGTCCGACTCCAGCTTGGTGTCGTAGGGCT
This genomic interval from Posidoniimonas corsicana contains the following:
- a CDS encoding NAD(P)/FAD-dependent oxidoreductase — translated: MPRRVIVVGAGLAGLCCARRLCDSGCEVQLLESADAPGGRIRTDRVDGFLLDRGFQTLLSSYPEARGQLDLAALNLHAFQPGALVRHRGGFHKLCDPWRTPWEGVKSLITPVGSLADKVRIARLRRLATDGSLESLLGGPETPSLEFLQQQGFSATMIDSFFRPFLGGVFLDGSLATSSKMLLFVFRMFATGDACLPESGMQAIPEQLAAELPHHVLRLQTRVEAISEDAVTLASGEHLAADAVVIAAGPGASGRLLDAERDLPTQGVTCLYYSAPAPPVTAPMLVLDGEGGGPVNNLCVPSSIAPSYAPSCKSLISASVLGIPDQSDDELSREVIEQCRGWFGDQVGAWSLLRVYRIADALPQQLPGALSPSERPVKHATGVYVCGDHLDNASIQGAMTSGRRAAEAVLVDLGG
- a CDS encoding lamin tail domain-containing protein; its protein translation is MPRRPSPAAPKNDNSRHGRRLQYETLEDRLALTVEISEFLAGNDSGLEDAAGHRHDWIELTNTGASPQNISGWSLTDDQLNLTKWQIPSTPETTSLAPGESLLVFASGASGEVGVVNGELHASFQLSMEPGYLGLVRADGTTVEDAYDLYPQQVADVSYGLGVGTSATTTETLITAGSSATGDGSPAKFRRFTGPNASVDDHWTEIDYVASSGDGWTNATSGLGYGYGSPWQDSTVSLGGEIAGYVRMPFTVDNAAQLTSLNLELRVDNGYIVYLNGREVQRERLPTMFKIGNDWLDANNGQGGLNSRENLSDSTITGSPAVIDLTAWLDTIEEGENVLAIYAANHTSDQGDYLVHAELTAGRAVGPVADSFMVTPTPGLENGAGYLGVIEDTLFSHDRGFYDSPFLLEITTAEPGTTIRYTTDGTRPTLSNGSTYSAGSPILVNPATLSYADAGVVTIRAAAFKEGYFPTNVDTQSYIFLDDVLDQDGAGLPDYSDWGYAGPDWDIDQSIVSSVGPENLKDDLKSIPTMSLVMDWEEMFGNGSNEGIYTEDSRWRNKSDERQASLEYFTADGAEEFQIDSVVEIQGHSSTNRWRSDKLSLQVKFKQPYDTKLESDTLFGNAVNAGESPANDFDTLILDAQYNYTFAVNNTSVQGPYATYVHDQVVADLSNLAGVPAAHGRWVHLYINGVYWGIYNAHERPSDSFAEEYFGGDKDDYLVVKGFEGRDLLHGGTQDKYLQDDGGLASQEAYQELIDQVDDNLASLGQYQEVAALLDIDDFVDYIIIHYYAGNYDWGELNWLASYNSVDPEGRWRFHSWDQEHAFPNDQNAPAGDGRNQDYDHTSQVANDFGEHEFGPTGIHHKLMASEEYRLRFSDRVEELMRNDGLLTPANAQAVWQARVDEISGAINGEAARWGDNRSPDKDGDDWATNAQYTSDHFFFANGPYQSRTDTVIGIFNNTFSPGSDDDEVGKTDWLVNLDAPDFNQFGGEVSGPFGLTMSNPNGGGTIYYTLDGSDPRTPGGGVSPTATIYTGAAVSLAETTQVRARVRDTAQSGTSNDWSAEVAKTFTISQSGLRIVELMYNPAAAGDLEYIELLNTGDYPVDLSGVQITDFSSGGYTFAAQMLEPGERIVVAQDVAAFKSHYPGVANVAATAFSGSLSNSGETVTLRDANNNVLQSFTYSDVAPWPTSPDGGGYSLEYIGPFDADAADPTQVAGDPYDNAANWRASLLEGGSPGTDGSASTLPGDFDSNGAVEQADYDVWRSTYGSTSDLRADGNNDGRVDAADYSIWRDNLGAVAAPIIAAVSVPAPAPQPAAEQPTASAADSAFAEESNETKLAVAFASATEHAESASNASRSAIDQSLAAAARPDNPLLLYSLRRSGGMDGDLDESEPLTGEQLAARDEAYNTLEGKPLESWRPPAV